A genome region from Etheostoma cragini isolate CJK2018 chromosome 4, CSU_Ecrag_1.0, whole genome shotgun sequence includes the following:
- the chia.1 gene encoding chitinase, acidic.1 yields MARLLTALGVLLVLHIASSNKLVCHMTNWAQYRPSSAKFTPDNIDPFLCTHVIYALATINSFNQITPIEWNDEEQFSKLSYLKNVNPELKTLLSVGGTTNGISPFISMVARPDGRAAFIRSAISYLRTHKFDGLNLDWEYPGHNGSPAQDKERFTLLITELSKAFEDDAKENRKTPLLLSANVASFRPNIDRAYEVEKIAFHLDFINVMTYDYHGHWEAATGHNSPLYPSPVDSGTHVYHNINSSVSYWLALGAPAEKLLLGFPTYGRTYRLSSAATGLGAPANGPADAGPYTRTAGFWAYYEVCDFASSATAEWIPEQQVPYATYGSAWVGYDDKRSYSAKVQWMTANNLGGAHVWTLDMDDFGGHFCSSGDYPLVNHLRMSMGFPPKPTTTPRPTTTRDPIADFCRGRPDGLYENIADKTTYFQCFQGNTYLHRCQPGLIYWDSCKCCNWP; encoded by the exons ATGGCGAGACTCCTCACAG CTCTGGGCGTTTTGCTCGTTTTGCACATCG CCTCCTCCAATAAACTGGTGTGTCACATGACCAACTGGGCCCAGTACAGGCCTAGCAGTGCCAAATTCACCCCAGACAACATCGACCCCTTCCTGTGCACACACGTCATCTACGCTCTGGCCACCATCAACAGCTTCAACCAGATTACCCCCATCGAGTGGAACGATGAAGAGCAATTCAGCAAGCTCAGCTACCTAAAAAATGT TAATCCTGAACTGAAGACTCTGCTGTCTGTTGGAGGCACAACCAATGGAATAAGCCC ATTCATCTCCATGGTAGCCAGGCCTGATGGTCGTGCTGCCTTCATCCGGTCGGCCATCAGTTACCTGCGCACTCATAAATTTGATGGGCTGAACTTGGACTGGGAATATCCTGGACACAACGGCAGCCCAGCACAGGACAAGGAGAGGTTCACTCTGCTGATCACG GAGCTATCCAAGGCCTTTGAGGACGATGCCAAGGAAAACAGGAAGACTCCGCTGCTGCTGTCAGCCAACGTTGCTTCTTTCCGTCCCAACATCGACAGAGCATACGAAGTCGAAAAGATTGCATT TCACCTGGACTTCATCAATGTAATGACATATGACTATCATGGACACTGGGAGGCAGCCACTGGACACAACAGCCCTCTGTACCCCAGCCCTGTGGACTCCGGAACACACGTTTATCACAATATC AACTCTAGTGTGTCCTACTGGCTGGCTCTGGGAGCCCCAGCTGAGAAGCTGCTGCTGGGTTTCCCCACCTACGGACGGACCTACAGACTTAGCAGCGCTGCGACCGGCCTAGGAGCACCGGCTAACGGCCCCGCGGACGCCGGACCCTACACTCGCACTGCCGGCTTCTGGGCCTACTATGAG GTATGTGACTTTGCCTCCAGTGCTACTGCTGAATGGATCCCTGAACAACAGGTTCCATATGCCACATATGGAAGTGCCTGGGTGGGCTATGATGACAAGCGCAGCTATTCTGCCAAG GTCCAGTGGATGACTGCCAACAACCTGGGAGGGGCTCATGTGTGGACTCTGGACATGGACGACTTTGGTGGACATTTCTGCTCATCTGGAGATTATCCTCTCGTCAACCACCTCAGGATGTCAATGG GCTTCCCCCCAAAGCCCACCACCACCCCAAGACCCACCACCACCAGGGACCCCATTGCAGATTTCTGCCGTGGCCGCCCTGATGGCCTGTATGAGAACATAGCCGATAAGACTACCTACTTCCAGTGCTTCCAGGGAAACACATACCTGCACCGCTGCCAACCCGGCCTCATCTACTGGGACTCCTGCAAGTGCTGCAACTGGCCTTGA
- the LOC117943446 gene encoding uncharacterized protein LOC117943446 encodes MEEKLIIAVAGFPIIYDMTLFAYRDKLEKNEAWDKVAEIVGVSADDCKKKWKSLRDMFKKERKKEKDRQRSGAGASSVRPWLYSAVMGFLNPFMEDRPTSTNMGGGEVLDDSGHWPEDSDTATTGHSQAQEQTPQLQAQEQVPQLQASDNTPVQRASQPTQRRERPHTSDFEERLLTALEAVSNRPVPVPSPSPPPQHPPKDSDSYFFKTLQEDFKTLSLRTRQDLKFEMHRLVYEAKCREVDPWAEGDGVQLTTL; translated from the exons ATGGAGGAGAAGCTCATCATCGCTGTTGCTGGGTTTCCTATCATTTATGATATGACGTTGTTTGCGTATAGGGACAAGTTAGAAAAAAACGAGGCTTGGGATAAAGTAGCCGAGATAGTCGGTGTGTCCG CTGATGAttgcaaaaagaaatggaagagcTTGAGGGACATGTtcaagaaggaaagaaagaaggaaaaagataGGCAAAGGAGTGGCGCGGGTGCGAGCAGTGTCCGGCCATGGCTGTACAGTGCGGTCATGGGCTTTCTCAACCCTTTTATGGAGGACCGACCAACGTCCACTAATATGGGTGGAGGGGAAGTCTTAGATGATAGTGGACACTGGCCAGAGGACAGTGATACTGCCACGACCGGGCACAGTCAGGCACAAGAGCAGACACCACAGCTTCAGGCACAAGAGCAGGTACCACAGCTTCAGGCATCAGACAACACACCAGTGCAGAGAGCAAGCCAGCCCACCCAGAGAAGGGAGAGGCCCCACACCTCTGACTTTGAGGAGAGACTACTCACAGCATTGGAGGCTGTGAGCAACAGACCGGTACCTGTCCCCAGcccgtctcctcctcctcagcatCCTCCTAAAGATAGtgatagttatttttttaaaaccctgCAGGAAGACTTCAAAACACTGTCTTTGAGAACAAGGCAGGATCTCAAGTTTGAGATGCATCGCCTGGTGTATGAGGCAAAGTGTCGTGAGGTTGACCCTTGGGCTGAGGGGGACGGGGTGCAGCTGACAACACTGTGA